The following are encoded in a window of Pyrenophora tritici-repentis strain M4 chromosome 6, whole genome shotgun sequence genomic DNA:
- a CDS encoding RpoB, DNA-directed RNA polymerase, beta subunit- subunit produces MKFGRVYLARPTHTEGDGTTVQLYPHEARLRNLTYSGAMLADIENRVMVAREGRDPDADDDEEMEGGYTGGQNQIRWERENMSSDDGAAARVFIGKLPVMLRSELCHLRAQSDADLFALNECPYDQGGYFVINGSEKVLIAQERSAANIVQVFRKKQGPIPWIAEIRSAVEKGTRLISSFNIKWAENSLAGPGKRIPGPFAYATLPYIKADVPMAIVFRALGIVSDEEILSHIVFDRNDTQTLELLKPSIEEGSVVQDRETALDFIAKRGANSGTRDRRLKFARDIMQREFLPHISQKEGQDTRKAYFFGYMIHRLLQCVLGRRDEDDRDHFGKKRLDLAGPLIANLFRILFLKLTKDVYKYLQRCVENNQDFNVQMAVKASTITNGLKYSLATGNWGDQKKAASAKAGVSQVLNRYTYASTLSHLRRTNTPVGRDGKLAKPRQLHNSHWGLVCPAETPEGQACGLVKNLSLMCYVSVGSDATPIVDFMTQRNMQLLEEYDQNQSPDATKVFVNGVWVGVHSNAQQLVTVVQELRRNGTLSYEMSLIRDIRDREFKIFTDAGRVMRPLFVVENDVRKPNRNHLIFTKEISNKLKSEQMEANQRQGWSEEEVEQATYGWRGLIQDGVVEYLDAEEEETAMITFSPEDLEEWREMKMGLPMTDHSLEGSQRLRRLKPLPDPRIHSYTHCEIHPAMILGICASIIPFPDHNQSPRNTYQSAMGKQAMGVALTNFALRMETMMNVLYYPQKPLATTRSMEYLKFRELPAGQNAIVAIATYGGYNQEDSVIMNQSSIDRGLFRSLFYRAYTEQEKRIGVNVLEQFEKPTRADTLRLKGGTYDKLDDDGVVAPGVRVSGDDIIIGKTAPIATDAAELGQKTTLHTKRDVSTPLRSTENGIVDQVLFTTNTEGLRFVKVRTRTTKVPQIGDKFASRHGQKGTIGITYRQEDMPFSREGLTPDLIINPHAIPSRMTIAHLVECLLSKVGAITGQEGDATPFTDVTVDQVSQLLENAGYQKRGFEIMYNGHTGKKMRTQIFLGPTYYQRLRHMVDDKIHARARGPLQILTRQPVEGRARDGGLRFGEMERDCMIAHGAAAFLKERLFTVSDAYTVHVCDICGLMSPIANLKKNLYECRPCHNKTRISQIHIPYAAKLLFQELLAMNIATRMFTDRSGLSVRD; encoded by the exons ATGAAATTCGGACGCGTCTACCTTGCGCGCCCGACGCACACGGAAGGCGATGGCACAACGGTGCAATTATACCCCCACGAGGCGCGTCTGCGCAACCTCACCTACTCGGGCGCCATGTTGGCCGACATTGAGAACCGTGTCATGGTCGCCCGCGAAGGACGTGACCCGGACGCCGACGACGATGAGGAAATGGAGGGTGGATACACAGGAGGGCAGAACCAAATTCGGTGGGAGCGCGAGAACATGTCGTCGGATGATGGCGCTGCGGCCCGTGTCTTCATCGGAAAGCTGCCTGTGATGCTGAGGTCCGAGCTCTGCCACCTGCGAGCTCAGTCGGATGCTGATCTGTTCGCGCTCAACGAATGTCCCTACGATCAGGGTGGTTACTTTGTTATCAACGGTAGTGAGAAGGTGCTGATCGCCCAGGAGCGCAGCGCAGCGAACATTGTACAGGTCTTCCGAAAGAAGCAGGGTCCTATCCCATGGATAGCGGAAATTCGAAGTGCAGTCGAAAAGGGCACCCGCCTGATTTCCTCCTTCAACATCAAGTGGGCTGAGAACTCGCTCGCTGGCCCCGGCAAGCGTATACCCGGACCCTTCGCATATGCCACCCTCCCTTACATCAAGGCGGATGTGCCAATGGCCATTGTCTTCCGTGCGCTCGGAATCGTTTCCGACGAGGAAATTCTGAGCCACATCGTCTTCGACCGTAACGACACACAAACCCTGGAGCTGTTGAAGCCCAGTATTGAGGAGGGTTCAGTCGTGCAGGACAGGGAGACGGCTCTGGACTTCATCGCCAAGCGTGGCGCGAACTCTGGAACCAGAGACAGGCGTTTGAAATTCGCGAGGGATATCATGCAGCGCGAGTTCTTGCCTCACATTTCCCAAAAGGAGGGCCAGGACACCCGCAAAGCCTACTTCTTCGGTTACATGATCCATCGACTATTGCAGTGTGTGTTGGGTCGACGCGACGAAGATGATCGTGATCACTTCGGAAAGAAGCGCCTGGATCTTGCGGGACCCTTGATTGCCAACTTGTTCCGTATTCTGTTCCTCAAGCTCACCAAGGATGTTTACAAGTACCTCCAGCGATGCGTTGAGAACAACCAGGATTTCAACGTCCAGATGGCCGTCAAGGCAAGCACCATCACAAACGGTCTCAAGTACTCCCTTGCCACTGGCAACTGGGGTGACCAGAAAAAGGCTGCTTCGGCCAAGGCTGGTGTATCGCAAGTGTTGAACCGATACACATATGCGTCTACACTCTCCCATCTTCGTCGAACGAATACCCCCGTAGGTCGTGACGGCAAACTGGCCAAGCCGCGACAACTTCACAATTCCCATTGGGGCCTCGTCTGCCCTGCTGAAACCCCTGAAGGACAGGCTTGTGGTTTGGTCAAGAACCTGTCACTGATGTGCTACGTAAGTGTCGGTAGCGACGCAACACCCATTGTCGACTTCATGACCCAGCGAAACATGCAGCTTCTAGAAGAGTATGACCAAAACCAGAGTCCAGACGCGACCAAGGTCTTCGTCAACGGAGTATGGGTTGGTGTTCATTCCAACGCTCAACAGCTCGTCACTGTTGTGCAGGAACTGCGGCGAAACGGTACTCTCTCCTACGAGATGAGTCTGATTCGTGACATTCGTGATCGAGAGTTCAAGATTTTCACAGACGCTGGTCGTGTCATGAGACCACTTTTCGTCGTCGAGAACGACGTCCGGAAGCCAAACCGCAACCATCTCATCTTCACAAAGGAGATTAGTAACAAACTGAAGTCCGAGCAAATGGAGGCCAACCAGCGACAGGGCTGGAGTGAGGAGGAAGTCGAACAGGCCACCTACGGTTGGAGAGGGCTTATCCAAGATGGTGTCGTCGAGTACCTTGAcgccgaagaagaagagacTGCCATGATAACGTTCTCCCCAGAAGACTTGGAAGAGTGGCGAGAAATGAAGATGGGCCTGCCTATGACCGACCACTCTCTGGAAGGCAGCCAGCGTCTTCGCCGTCTCAAGCCCCTGCCTGATCCTCGTATCCATTCTTACACGCATTGCGAGATCCACCCGGCCATGATTCTGGGTATTTGCGCCAGTATTATTCCTTTCCCGGATCACAACCAATCGCCTCGTAACACATACCAATCTGCCATGGGTAAACAAGCCATGGGTGTGGCTCTTACCAACTTTGCGCTGCGCATGGAGACGATGATGAACGTTCTCTACTACCCTCAGAAGCCGTTGGCCACAACCCGGTCCATGGAGTACCTCAAGTTCCGTGAACTGCCTGCTGGACAAAACGCCATTGTCGCCATTGCTACCTATGGTGGATACAACCAAGAAGATTCCGTCATCATGAACCAGAGCAGTATCGATCGAGGTCTCTTCAGGAGTCTGTTCTACCGTGCATACACGGAGCAAGAGAAGCGCATTGGTGTCAACGTTCTAGAGCAGTTTGAGAAGCCTACGCGTGCCGATACTCTACGTCTGAAGGGTGGCACATACGACAAGCTCGACGACGACGGTGTCGTTGCTCCTGGTGTGCGTGTTTCTGGTGATGATATCATCATTGGAAAGACAGCGCCCATTGCAACTGACGCAGCGGAGCTTGGACAGAAGACTACTCTTCACACCAAGCGCGATGTGTCGACACCACTTCGTAGCACCGAAAACGGTATCGTCGATCAGGTACTCTTCACTACCAATACCGAAGGTCTGCGATTCGTCAAGGTCCGTACAAGGACAACCAAGGTGCCGCAGATTGGTGACAAGTTTGCGTCTCGTCACGGTCAAAAGGGTACTATCGGTATCACTTATCGACAAGAGGACATGCCTTTCTCCAGGGAGGGTCTGACGCCAGATTTGATTATCAACCCTCACGCCATTCCATCCCGTATGACAATTGCCCATTTGGTCGAATGTTTGCTTTCCAAGGTTGGCGCCATCACAGGACAAGAGGGTGACGCCACACCCTTTACCGATGTCACTGTAGATCAGGTATCTCAACTACTCGAGAATGCTGGTTACCAAAAGCGTGGTTTTGAGATCATGTACAACGGCCATACGGGTAAGAAGATGCGAACTCAAATCTTCTTGGGCCCCACATATTACCAGCGTCTGAGGCATATGGTCGACGACAAGATCCACGCTCGTGCTCGTGGACCATTACAAATTCTGACGCGCCAGCCTGTGGAGGGTCGTGCTAGGGATGGTGGTCTCCGTTTCGGAGAGATGGAACGTGATTGTATGATTGCTCACGGTGCTGCTGCTTTCTTGAAGGAGCGCCTCTTCACGGTCTCGGATGCGTACACGGTGCATGTGTGCGACATTTGTGGCCTGATGAGCCCTATTGC GAATCTGAAGAAGAACCTTTACGAATGCCGTCCCTGCCACAACAAGACGCGCATCTCGCAAATCCACATTCCCTACGCG
- a CDS encoding FHA domain containing protein: MDPLSITVSCVTLVTAVSKVTYSLTGFIREWRDASLDLKVISQELFSMQIVIGNLRNTFVTKESTLPSNLREQILGILKSCIQVVSGIEASLTKHAKSRLGKGGYWTLGGGKEDMAKHRSSLEAHKSALEITLELVSITISRDIKKDTTQILKEMAKLRRQLPIDQSLYRHSIPHRAPKRETGNINSFSETYQHDDEAYVSGSSSDMEKPETDIRTVSIVSRPSISQVYRKTGYTHTNTSTPYIQFTPYYHPQTNTSTHFPPTTLYLPANINTIYLGRYSKSRSQEQNFVGFASRVVSRVHCDIWFKEGKWYIRDNKSLAAV; encoded by the exons ATGGATCCTTTATCGATCACAGTCTCTTGCGTCACATTGGTGACGGCGGTGTCCAAAGTGACATATTCATTGACGGGCTTCATCCGAGAATGGCGCGACGCTTCCCTTGATCTCAAAGTTATCTCCCAGGAGCTATTTTCGATGCAAATTGTGATTGGGAATCTCAGGAATACCTTCGTAACAAAAGAGTCTACGCTACCATCCAACCTCAGAGAGCAGATACTTGGTATTTTGAAGAGCTGCATTCAAGTTGTAAGTGGCATTGAGGCCTCTCTCACTAAGCATGCAAAGTCAAGACTAGGAAAAGGAGGTTACTGGACACTCGGTGGGGGCAAGGAGGATATGGCGAAGCACCGATCCAGCCTTGAAGCACACAAGTCCGCACTAGAAATCACACTGGAGCTCGTGTCCATCACCATTAGTCGAGACATCAAGAAAGATACGACTCAGATCCTGAAAGAGATGGCAAAGCTACGTCGGCAATTACCAATTGATCAATCTCTATACCGGCACTCAATTCCCCATCGTGCGCCGAAGAGAGAAACGGGCAATATCAACAGCTTCTCCGAAACATATCAGCACGATGATGAAGCATACGTCAGCGGCTCCAGCTCCGACATGGAAAAACCGGAAACCGACATCCGCACAGTCTCCATTGTATCCCGACCTTCAATTTCTCAAGTCTACCGAAAGACTGGATACACCCACACCAACACATCAACACCATACATACAATTCACCCCCTACTACCACCCCCAAACAAACACATCAACGCACTTCCCACCAACCACACTCTACCTCCCCGCCAACATAAACACTATCTATCTCGGCCGCTACAGCAAAAGCAGGAGCCAGGAGCAAAACTTTGTCGGCTTTGCATCCAGAGTCGTCAGCAGAGTGCACTGCGATATATGGTTCAAGGAAGGGAAATGGTACATTAGAGACAACAAGAGCTTGGCAG CCGTATAG